One part of the Symphalangus syndactylus isolate Jambi chromosome 1, NHGRI_mSymSyn1-v2.1_pri, whole genome shotgun sequence genome encodes these proteins:
- the POLI gene encoding DNA polymerase iota isoform X3 codes for MEKLGVEPAEEGGGDDDEDAEAWAMELTDVGAAASSQGVHDQVLPTRNSSSRVIVHMDLDCFYAQVEMISNPELKDKPLGVQQKYLVVTCNYEARKLGVKKLMNVRDAKEKCPQLVLVNGEDLTRYREMSYKVTELLEEFSPVVERLGFDENFVDLTEMVEKRLQQLQSDELSAVTVSGHVYNNQCIGYKTAKCLEALGINSVHDLQTFSPKILEKELGISVAHRIQKLSFGEDNSPVIPSGPPQSFSEEDSFKKCSSEVEAKNKIEELLASLLNRVCQDGRKPHTVRLIIRRYSSEKHYGRESRQCPIPSHVIQKLGTGNYDVMTPMVDILMKLFRNMVNVKMPFHLTLLSVCFCNLKALNTAKKGLIDYYLTPSLSTTSHSGKHSCKMKDTHTEDFPKHKEINRDFLPSGRIESTRTRESPLDTTNFSKEKDINEFPLCSLPEGVDQEVFKQLPVDIQEEILSGKSREKFQGKGSVSRPLHASRGVLSFFSKKQMQDIPVNPRDHLSSSKQVSSVSPCEPGTSGLNSSSSSYMSSQKDYSYYLDNRLKDERMSQGPKEPQGFHFTNSNPAVSAFHSFPNLESEQLFSKNRTTDSHKQTVATDSHEGLTENREPDSVDEKITFPSDIDPQVFYELPEVVQKELLAEWKRTGSDFHIGHK; via the exons ATGGAGAAACTGGGGGTGGAGCCGGCGGAGGAAGGCGGCGGCGACGACGACGAAGACGCCGAGGCCTGGGCCATGGAATTGACGGACGTGGGGGCGGCAGCCAGCTCTCAGG GAGTTCATGATCAAGTGTTGCCCACACGAAATTCTTCATCCAGAGTCATAGTACATATGGATCTGGATTGCTTTTATGCACAAGTAGAAATGATCTCAAACCCAGAGCTAAAAGACAAACCTTTAG ggGTTCAACAGAAATATTTGGTGGTTACCTGCAACTATGAAGCTAGGAAACTTGGAGTTAAGAAACTTATGAATGTCAGAGATGCAAAAGAAAAGTGTCCACAGCTGGTATTGGTTAATGGAGAAGACCTGACTCGCTACAGAGAAATGTCTTACAAGGTTACAG aATTACTGGAAGAATTTAGTCCAGTTGTTGAGAGACTTGGATTTGATGAAAATTTTGTGGATCTAACAGAAATGGTTGAGAAGAGACTACAGCAGCTGCAAAGTGATGAACTTTCTGCGGTGACTGTGTCGGGTCATGTATACAATAATCAGT gtATTGGCTATAAAACTGCCAAATGTCTTGAAGCGCTGGGTATCAATAGTGTACATGATCTCCAAACCTTTTCAcccaaaattttagaaaaagaattagGAATTTCAGTTGCTCATCGTATCCAGAAGCTCAGTTTTGGAGAGGATAACTCCCCTGTGATACCCTCAGGACCACCTCAG TCCTTTAGTGAAgaagattcatttaaaaaatgttcatctgAAGTTGAAGCTAAAAATAAGATTGAAGAACTACTTGCTAGTCTTTTAAACAG AGTATGCCAAGATGGAAGGAAGCCTCATACAGTGAGATTAATAATCCGTCGGTATTCCTCTGAGAAGCACTATGGTCGTGAGAGTCGTCAGTGCCCTATTCCTTCACATGTAATTCAGAAGCTAGGGACAG gaaATTATGATGTGATGACCCCAATGGTTGATATACTTATGAAACTTTTTCGAAATATGGTGAATGTGAAGATGCCATTTCACCTTACCCTTCTAAGTGTGTGCTTCTGCAACCTTAAAGCACTAAATACTGCTAAGAAAGGGcttattgattattatttaacGCCATCATTATCAACAACTTCACACTCTGGCAAGCACagttgt AAAATGAAAGACACTCATACGGAAGATTTTcccaaacacaaagaaataaaccgGGATTTCCTACCAAGTGGAAGAATTGAAAGTACAAGAACTAGGGAGTCTCCACTAGATACCAcaaatttttctaaagaaaaagacattaatgaatttccACTGTGTTCACTTCCTGAAGGTGTTGACCAAGAAGTCTTTAAGCAGCTTCCAGTAGATATTCAAGAAGAAATCCTTTCTGGAAAATCTAGGGAAAAATTTCAAGGGAAAGGAAGTGTGAGTCGACCATTACATGCATCTAGAGGagtattatctttcttttctaaaaaacaaatgcAAGATATTCCCGTAAATCCTAGAGATCATTTATCCAGTAGCAAACAGGTATCCTCTGTATCTCCTTGTGAACCAGGAACATCAGGCTTAAATAGCAGTAGTTCTTCTTACATGTCTAGCCAAAAGGATTATTCATATTATTTAGATAATAGATTAAAAGATGAACGAATGAGTCAAGGACCTAAAGAACCTCAAGGATTCCACTTTACAAATTCAAACCCTGCTGTGTctgcttttcattcatttccaaacTTGGAGAGTGAGCAACTTTTCTCCAAAAACCGCACTACAGATAGCCATAAGCAAACAGTAGCAACAGACTCTCATGAAGGACTTACAGAAAATAGAGAGCCAGATTCTGTTGATGAGAAAATTACTTTCCCTTCTGACATTGATCCTCAAGTTTTTTATGAACTACCAGAAGTAGTACAAAAGGAACTGCTGGCAGAGTGGAAGAGAACAGGATCAGATTTCCACATTGGACATAAATAA
- the POLI gene encoding DNA polymerase iota isoform X7, with amino-acid sequence MYTIISIGYKTAKCLEALGINSVHDLQTFSPKILEKELGISVAHRIQKLSFGEDNSPVIPSGPPQSFSEEDSFKKCSSEVEAKNKIEELLASLLNRVCQDGRKPHTVRLIIRRYSSEKHYGRESRQCPIPSHVIQKLGTGNYDVMTPMVDILMKLFRNMVNVKMPFHLTLLSVCFCNLKALNTAKKGLIDYYLTPSLSTTSHSGKHSCKMKDTHTEDFPKHKEINRDFLPSGRIESTRTRESPLDTTNFSKEKDINEFPLCSLPEGVDQEVFKQLPVDIQEEILSGKSREKFQGKGSVSRPLHASRGVLSFFSKKQMQDIPVNPRDHLSSSKQVSSVSPCEPGTSGLNSSSSSYMSSQKDYSYYLDNRLKDERMSQGPKEPQGFHFTNSNPAVSAFHSFPNLESEQLFSKNRTTDSHKQTVATDSHEGLTENREPDSVDEKITFPSDIDPQVFYELPEVVQKELLAEWKRTGSDFHIGHK; translated from the exons ATGTATACAATAATCA gtATTGGCTATAAAACTGCCAAATGTCTTGAAGCGCTGGGTATCAATAGTGTACATGATCTCCAAACCTTTTCAcccaaaattttagaaaaagaattagGAATTTCAGTTGCTCATCGTATCCAGAAGCTCAGTTTTGGAGAGGATAACTCCCCTGTGATACCCTCAGGACCACCTCAG TCCTTTAGTGAAgaagattcatttaaaaaatgttcatctgAAGTTGAAGCTAAAAATAAGATTGAAGAACTACTTGCTAGTCTTTTAAACAG AGTATGCCAAGATGGAAGGAAGCCTCATACAGTGAGATTAATAATCCGTCGGTATTCCTCTGAGAAGCACTATGGTCGTGAGAGTCGTCAGTGCCCTATTCCTTCACATGTAATTCAGAAGCTAGGGACAG gaaATTATGATGTGATGACCCCAATGGTTGATATACTTATGAAACTTTTTCGAAATATGGTGAATGTGAAGATGCCATTTCACCTTACCCTTCTAAGTGTGTGCTTCTGCAACCTTAAAGCACTAAATACTGCTAAGAAAGGGcttattgattattatttaacGCCATCATTATCAACAACTTCACACTCTGGCAAGCACagttgt AAAATGAAAGACACTCATACGGAAGATTTTcccaaacacaaagaaataaaccgGGATTTCCTACCAAGTGGAAGAATTGAAAGTACAAGAACTAGGGAGTCTCCACTAGATACCAcaaatttttctaaagaaaaagacattaatgaatttccACTGTGTTCACTTCCTGAAGGTGTTGACCAAGAAGTCTTTAAGCAGCTTCCAGTAGATATTCAAGAAGAAATCCTTTCTGGAAAATCTAGGGAAAAATTTCAAGGGAAAGGAAGTGTGAGTCGACCATTACATGCATCTAGAGGagtattatctttcttttctaaaaaacaaatgcAAGATATTCCCGTAAATCCTAGAGATCATTTATCCAGTAGCAAACAGGTATCCTCTGTATCTCCTTGTGAACCAGGAACATCAGGCTTAAATAGCAGTAGTTCTTCTTACATGTCTAGCCAAAAGGATTATTCATATTATTTAGATAATAGATTAAAAGATGAACGAATGAGTCAAGGACCTAAAGAACCTCAAGGATTCCACTTTACAAATTCAAACCCTGCTGTGTctgcttttcattcatttccaaacTTGGAGAGTGAGCAACTTTTCTCCAAAAACCGCACTACAGATAGCCATAAGCAAACAGTAGCAACAGACTCTCATGAAGGACTTACAGAAAATAGAGAGCCAGATTCTGTTGATGAGAAAATTACTTTCCCTTCTGACATTGATCCTCAAGTTTTTTATGAACTACCAGAAGTAGTACAAAAGGAACTGCTGGCAGAGTGGAAGAGAACAGGATCAGATTTCCACATTGGACATAAATAA
- the POLI gene encoding DNA polymerase iota isoform X9 encodes MEKLGVEPAEEGGGDDDEDAEAWAMELTDVGAAASSQGVHDQVLPTRNSSSRVIVHMDLDCFYAQVEMISNPELKDKPLGVQQKYLVVTCNYEARKLGVKKLMNVRDAKEKCPQLVLVNGEDLTRYREMSYKVTELLEEFSPVVERLGFDENFVDLTEMVEKRLQQLQSDELSAVTVSGHVYNNQSINLHDILHIRLLVGSQIAAEMREAMHNHLGLTGCAGVASNKLLAKLVSGVFKPNQQTVLLPESCQHLIHSLNHIKEIPGIGYKTAKCLEALGINSVHDLQTFSPKILEKELGISVAHRIQKLSFGEDNSPVIPSGPPQSFSEEDSFKKCSSEVEAKNKIEELLASLLNRVCQDGRKPHTVRLIIRRYSSEKHYGRESRQCPIPSHVIQKLGTENERHSYGRFSQTQRNKPGFPTKWKN; translated from the exons ATGGAGAAACTGGGGGTGGAGCCGGCGGAGGAAGGCGGCGGCGACGACGACGAAGACGCCGAGGCCTGGGCCATGGAATTGACGGACGTGGGGGCGGCAGCCAGCTCTCAGG GAGTTCATGATCAAGTGTTGCCCACACGAAATTCTTCATCCAGAGTCATAGTACATATGGATCTGGATTGCTTTTATGCACAAGTAGAAATGATCTCAAACCCAGAGCTAAAAGACAAACCTTTAG ggGTTCAACAGAAATATTTGGTGGTTACCTGCAACTATGAAGCTAGGAAACTTGGAGTTAAGAAACTTATGAATGTCAGAGATGCAAAAGAAAAGTGTCCACAGCTGGTATTGGTTAATGGAGAAGACCTGACTCGCTACAGAGAAATGTCTTACAAGGTTACAG aATTACTGGAAGAATTTAGTCCAGTTGTTGAGAGACTTGGATTTGATGAAAATTTTGTGGATCTAACAGAAATGGTTGAGAAGAGACTACAGCAGCTGCAAAGTGATGAACTTTCTGCGGTGACTGTGTCGGGTCATGTATACAATAATCAGT ctaTAAACCTGCATGACATCTTGCACATCAGACTACTTGTTGGATCTCAGATTGCAGCAGAGATGCGGGAAGCCATGCATAATCATTTGGGGCTCACTGGCTGTGCTGGAGTGGCTTCTAATAAACTGTTGGCAAAATTAGTTTCTGGTGTCTTTAAACCAAATCAACAAACAGTCTTACTACCTGAAAGTTGTCAACATCTTATTCATAGTTTGAATCACATAAAGGAAATACCTG gtATTGGCTATAAAACTGCCAAATGTCTTGAAGCGCTGGGTATCAATAGTGTACATGATCTCCAAACCTTTTCAcccaaaattttagaaaaagaattagGAATTTCAGTTGCTCATCGTATCCAGAAGCTCAGTTTTGGAGAGGATAACTCCCCTGTGATACCCTCAGGACCACCTCAG TCCTTTAGTGAAgaagattcatttaaaaaatgttcatctgAAGTTGAAGCTAAAAATAAGATTGAAGAACTACTTGCTAGTCTTTTAAACAG AGTATGCCAAGATGGAAGGAAGCCTCATACAGTGAGATTAATAATCCGTCGGTATTCCTCTGAGAAGCACTATGGTCGTGAGAGTCGTCAGTGCCCTATTCCTTCACATGTAATTCAGAAGCTAGGGACAG AAAATGAAAGACACTCATACGGAAGATTTTcccaaacacaaagaaataaaccgGGATTTCCTACCAAGTGGAAGAATTGA
- the POLI gene encoding DNA polymerase iota isoform X8: MEKLGVEPAEEGGGDDDEDAEAWAMELTDVGAAASSQGVHDQVLPTRNSSSRVIVHMDLDCFYAQVEMISNPELKDKPLGVQQKYLVVTCNYEARKLGVKKLMNVRDAKEKCPQLVLVNGEDLTRYREMSYKVTELLEEFSPVVERLGFDENFVDLTEMVEKRLQQLQSDELSAVTVSGHVYNNQSINLHDILHIRLLVGSQIAAEMREAMHNHLGLTGCAGVASNKLLAKLVSGVFKPNQQTVLLPESCQHLIHSLNHIKEIPGIGYKTAKCLEALGINSVHDLQTFSPKILEKELGISVAHRIQKLSFGEDNSPVIPSGPPQSFSEEDSFKKCSSEVEAKNKIEELLASLLNRVCQDGRKPHTVRLIIRRYSSEKHYGRESRQCPIPSHVIQKLGTVVPASFVEDYSSPTELPWHLCQKLIDHKCKSLFPDFLVSLVYICLFLH, from the exons ATGGAGAAACTGGGGGTGGAGCCGGCGGAGGAAGGCGGCGGCGACGACGACGAAGACGCCGAGGCCTGGGCCATGGAATTGACGGACGTGGGGGCGGCAGCCAGCTCTCAGG GAGTTCATGATCAAGTGTTGCCCACACGAAATTCTTCATCCAGAGTCATAGTACATATGGATCTGGATTGCTTTTATGCACAAGTAGAAATGATCTCAAACCCAGAGCTAAAAGACAAACCTTTAG ggGTTCAACAGAAATATTTGGTGGTTACCTGCAACTATGAAGCTAGGAAACTTGGAGTTAAGAAACTTATGAATGTCAGAGATGCAAAAGAAAAGTGTCCACAGCTGGTATTGGTTAATGGAGAAGACCTGACTCGCTACAGAGAAATGTCTTACAAGGTTACAG aATTACTGGAAGAATTTAGTCCAGTTGTTGAGAGACTTGGATTTGATGAAAATTTTGTGGATCTAACAGAAATGGTTGAGAAGAGACTACAGCAGCTGCAAAGTGATGAACTTTCTGCGGTGACTGTGTCGGGTCATGTATACAATAATCAGT ctaTAAACCTGCATGACATCTTGCACATCAGACTACTTGTTGGATCTCAGATTGCAGCAGAGATGCGGGAAGCCATGCATAATCATTTGGGGCTCACTGGCTGTGCTGGAGTGGCTTCTAATAAACTGTTGGCAAAATTAGTTTCTGGTGTCTTTAAACCAAATCAACAAACAGTCTTACTACCTGAAAGTTGTCAACATCTTATTCATAGTTTGAATCACATAAAGGAAATACCTG gtATTGGCTATAAAACTGCCAAATGTCTTGAAGCGCTGGGTATCAATAGTGTACATGATCTCCAAACCTTTTCAcccaaaattttagaaaaagaattagGAATTTCAGTTGCTCATCGTATCCAGAAGCTCAGTTTTGGAGAGGATAACTCCCCTGTGATACCCTCAGGACCACCTCAG TCCTTTAGTGAAgaagattcatttaaaaaatgttcatctgAAGTTGAAGCTAAAAATAAGATTGAAGAACTACTTGCTAGTCTTTTAAACAG AGTATGCCAAGATGGAAGGAAGCCTCATACAGTGAGATTAATAATCCGTCGGTATTCCTCTGAGAAGCACTATGGTCGTGAGAGTCGTCAGTGCCCTATTCCTTCACATGTAATTCAGAAGCTAGGGACAG TTGTTCctgcatcatttgttgaagactATTCTTCACCCACTGAATTACcatggcatctttgtcaaaaattaattgaccataaatgtaagagtttatttcctgactttcttgtttcattggtctatatatgttTATTCTTACACTGA